One window of the Vigna radiata var. radiata cultivar VC1973A chromosome 1, Vradiata_ver6, whole genome shotgun sequence genome contains the following:
- the LOC106764936 gene encoding uncharacterized protein LOC106764936: MSCKINSISSPLLCKLCTKKPKLRRRNIILFSFSSSGKEQKTISTRTRIENPTSQAYTVSFKTEKGCKLSISRYPDFEYDAEGGMGTGVAAKVTENGPANNDLPVLFDLESLYIPPLTSSTAKFLGLPLPPFLKIDIVPEALQGNINQESGKVDLEFKAKFLFSAGSLYKAPPLLVKTVLTSEETKGTMKSGRGRRLDEEGKCRLVGVATVDPIDDFFMNSFLGLPTECLAELKAVISISSS; encoded by the exons ATGAGTTGCAAGATAAACTCCATAAGCTCACCATTACTGTGCAAATTGTGCACCAAAAAACCAAAGCTAAGAAGAAGAAACATtatcttattttccttttcctcaaGTGGGAAAGAGCAGAAAACCATTTCCACCAGAACAAGGATTGAAAATCCAACATCTCAGGCTTACACTGTCAGTTTCAAGACAGAAAAGGGTTGCAAGCTTTCCATTTCAAGGTATCCTGACTTTGAATATGATGCAGAGGGGGGAATGGGAACTGGAGTTGCTGCAAAGGTTACAGAGAATGGTCCAGCCAACAATGACCTTCCTGTTTTATTTGATCTTGAAAGTTTGTATATTCCACCATTAACAAGTTCTACTGCCAAGTTTCTTGGATTGCCATTGCCACCGTTTTTGAAGATTGATATAGTTCCAGAAGCATTACAAGGAAATATTAACCAAGAATCTGGCAAG GTTGATCTTGAGTTCAAGGccaagtttttgttttctgctGGTAGTCTCTATAAGGCTCCTCCACTGTTGGTGAAGACAGTGTTGACATCTGAAGAAACAAAAGGCACTATGAAGAGTGGAAGAGGCAGGAGACTGGATGAAGAGGGGAAGTGTAGACTGGTTGGTGTAGCAACAGTTGACCCTATTGATGATTTCTTTATGAATTCCTTCCTTGGCCTTCCAACTGAGTGTCTTGCTGAGTTAAAGGCTGTAATctccatttcatcctcttaA